From one Buchnera aphidicola (Therioaphis trifolii) genomic stretch:
- the cyoD gene encoding cytochrome o ubiquinol oxidase subunit IV — MNNLTLKNKNFYKEIKLYILGFLFSLFLTLIPFFLVFKNYFSSNITIKLIIIFSCIQIFVHLKYFLHLNFSKKNYWNIIFLIFSILVIFIIIFGSIWIMYHLNNHMKC; from the coding sequence ATGAATAATTTGACATTAAAAAATAAAAACTTTTATAAAGAAATTAAATTATATATTTTAGGATTTTTATTTTCTTTATTTTTAACATTAATACCATTTTTTTTAGTTTTTAAAAATTATTTTAGTTCAAATATTACTATAAAATTAATAATAATATTTTCATGTATTCAGATTTTTGTTCATTTAAAATATTTTTTACATTTAAATTTTTCTAAAAAAAATTATTGGAATATTATATTTTTAATTTTTTCAATATTAGTGATTTTTATTATTATTTTTGGTTCAATTTGGATTATGTATCATTTAAATAATCATATGAAATGTTAA
- a CDS encoding cytochrome c oxidase subunit 3, whose protein sequence is MIQNIIKKHTNHISHYLNEVKINNMLGLWLYLMSDCILFATMFAVYCIMYVHKLEYQHIFNLKIVFFETIILLLSSIFCGFLVISAKYKKIFFLYFSLILTFLLGLFFIFLEIYEFYNLKKIGYTPQKNGFLSSFFTLIGMHGIHIIIGLLWLLGIFFQINKLHSNNIIYIRILCFSLFWHFLDIIWVCIFTIVYLFGNIS, encoded by the coding sequence ATGATTCAAAATATTATTAAAAAACATACTAATCATATTTCACATTATTTAAATGAAGTAAAAATTAATAATATGCTTGGATTATGGTTATATTTAATGAGTGATTGCATATTATTTGCTACTATGTTTGCAGTTTATTGTATAATGTATGTTCATAAATTAGAATATCAACATATTTTTAATTTAAAAATTGTTTTTTTTGAAACAATAATATTATTATTAAGTTCTATTTTTTGTGGATTTTTAGTTATTAGTGCAAAATATAAAAAAATATTTTTTTTATATTTTTCTTTAATATTAACTTTTTTATTAGGATTATTTTTTATTTTTTTAGAAATATATGAATTTTATAATTTAAAAAAAATAGGTTATACTCCACAAAAAAATGGATTTTTATCTTCTTTTTTTACTTTAATTGGTATGCATGGTATACATATTATTATTGGTTTATTATGGTTATTAGGAATTTTTTTTCAAATAAATAAATTACATTCTAATAATATTATTTATATTCGAATTTTATGTTTTAGTTTATTTTGGCATTTTTTAGATATTATTTGGGTTTGTATTTTTACTATAGTATATTTATTTGGGAATATATCATGA